A DNA window from Luteolibacter luteus contains the following coding sequences:
- a CDS encoding transglutaminase family protein — MAQPLQPGPVFRVLHRTVFDYDAPVRDSMNTLHLEPRTFPFQRTLSAVVKVLPATRVRRFHDLFENVTHHFEIPGDHKRLEIESRIRIQNLPLVVPEGSQNATLRDYRGGDIPERTWAYLQDSRFVSRHPQIWRQALDITAGIESVFGQAVAIMHWVHREFRYEAGSTTVSTHLEEAFALRRGVCQDFTHVMLGLCRAIGIPARYASGYLYNGPRDHLVGAQASHAWPEVFFPGVGWIGFDPTNETLADERYIKIAVGRDYDDVAPVRGSYHGSGHCRMSVSVDVEKVSE, encoded by the coding sequence ATGGCACAGCCCTTGCAGCCAGGTCCCGTATTCCGAGTCCTGCACCGGACCGTATTCGATTACGACGCTCCGGTGCGGGATAGCATGAACACGCTCCATCTGGAGCCGCGGACCTTTCCTTTCCAGCGGACGCTTTCAGCGGTCGTCAAAGTCCTTCCCGCAACGCGGGTGCGCCGCTTTCACGATCTCTTCGAGAATGTGACCCATCACTTCGAGATTCCGGGCGATCACAAGCGGCTGGAAATCGAGAGCCGGATCCGGATCCAGAACCTGCCGCTGGTAGTCCCGGAAGGCTCGCAAAACGCGACCCTGCGCGACTACAGGGGGGGGGACATTCCGGAAAGGACCTGGGCCTACCTGCAGGATAGTCGCTTCGTTTCGCGGCATCCACAGATCTGGCGCCAGGCTCTGGACATCACCGCGGGGATCGAGTCGGTCTTTGGACAAGCAGTCGCGATCATGCACTGGGTGCATCGCGAGTTCCGCTACGAAGCGGGATCCACCACGGTGAGCACGCACTTGGAAGAGGCCTTCGCGCTGCGTCGCGGGGTTTGCCAGGACTTCACTCATGTGATGCTCGGGCTTTGCCGCGCGATCGGGATCCCGGCGCGCTATGCCTCCGGCTACCTTTATAATGGTCCGCGGGATCATCTGGTAGGGGCTCAGGCCTCGCATGCCTGGCCGGAGGTGTTTTTCCCCGGTGTCGGATGGATCGGCTTCGATCCGACCAACGAGACACTGGCGGATGAGCGCTACATCAAGATCGCGGTGGGTCGTGACTACGATGACGTGGCACCGGTGCGCGGGAGCTACCATGGTAGCGGCCACTGCCGGATGAGCGTCAGCGTGGACGTGGAGAAGGTCAGCGAGTGA
- a CDS encoding tetratricopeptide repeat protein, with protein MRALVFSALLVPMLLCAHPDPSHTLAELEQHLRETPGDQTLLRQKADLLITTGHPKEAAPVVQQLMQEGPDQEENLLLEARLHLADGKRDEAETKAKDLVSKHPKDAFGWNLLSRIEHDSGDRDAAIEAKLRYLEFSKSPGPTDVMTCATWLRERGKPGDSEAALEVLDRGVARLGCLSGLHYAAIVIELELGHHDSSLRRIDALTARYRPSVDLEMRRTEILEKAGRFEDAAESCDTAVALLEALPSSRKRTPFYKAQFEAVSKRKAENQERAVK; from the coding sequence ATGAGGGCACTGGTTTTCTCCGCACTGCTGGTTCCGATGCTGCTCTGCGCGCATCCGGACCCGAGCCACACCTTGGCGGAGCTTGAGCAACACCTGCGTGAAACACCCGGCGATCAAACGCTGCTCCGCCAGAAGGCCGACCTGTTGATCACCACGGGACATCCGAAGGAAGCGGCTCCCGTGGTGCAGCAACTCATGCAGGAGGGCCCGGACCAAGAGGAGAACCTTCTGTTAGAGGCGCGTCTCCACTTGGCCGATGGCAAGCGCGACGAGGCAGAAACGAAGGCGAAGGATCTGGTTTCCAAGCACCCGAAGGATGCCTTCGGATGGAACCTGCTTTCACGGATCGAGCATGATTCGGGCGACCGTGATGCGGCGATCGAAGCAAAGCTGCGCTACCTTGAGTTTTCCAAGAGTCCGGGACCTACCGACGTCATGACCTGTGCCACTTGGCTCCGCGAGCGCGGGAAGCCCGGGGATTCCGAGGCGGCGCTTGAGGTGCTGGATCGCGGAGTGGCACGACTGGGCTGCCTTTCCGGACTTCACTACGCAGCCATCGTCATCGAACTCGAGTTGGGGCATCACGACTCCTCGCTGCGGAGGATCGATGCGCTGACCGCCCGCTATCGCCCCTCGGTGGATCTGGAGATGCGGCGCACCGAGATCTTGGAGAAGGCGGGGAGGTTTGAAGATGCGGCGGAGTCCTGTGACACCGCCGTTGCACTACTGGAAGCGCTGCCTAGCAGCCGGAAGCGGACACCGTTCTACAAGGCGCAATTCGAAGCCGTCTCGAAACGGAAAGCGGAGAATCAGGAGCGGGCCGTAAAGTGA
- a CDS encoding Ig-like domain-containing protein gives MSSRLSRIIALASLTPLAAGAVEFGTLKVTQLANNNNPLSDPTPGISIAYGPGSTTGGIFTDGANRADYNMDFGRSSDTASGVLISSTAQLIRNDSAKGGPATGDFNATSSFGFNATSNKYWIAVHWAEADDNLEANYDVSYAYLPYDEFVGGYAVNDANNGALTQFTGTAGLSLGTNLIDPTENNGTYTLDLAPQATNASQNGVLLVTGSKNEDNYALSQANADGSFTLYCHDNGANGRSYENDGVGFSYLPVSAVGTKRLVALGRVNGDGSTDVAGGTFTVTKGPVGRWYLQIPGHTQSTGTLIVSPEGGDNYNVDNIVSAEWDAANSRWIIESRDLSGVAPQAPALQNMATDAEDAFSFAFFARNASNQAPTASQQSPANNAIKVPVNAPLTVQTADADSSNLTVRYYARRVAAVESSDQFSVVALPDTQFYSENTGGNRAAIFSAQTDWIVAERDAQNIGFVLHLGDISQNGDNPSTALEQWTNASNAMYRLENPTTTMLEEGVPYILAVGNHDQTPIGDADGTTTNFNKYFGVHPDTGINHFADKSYYGGTSEPTKADNNYTLFTAGGIDFIVISLEFDTTPDTADLKWADALLKAHPTRRGIVITHHMVNTGNPATFSTLGSAIYQELKDNPNLILMHGGHIHGEGRRSDTFEGRTVHSLLADFQGRSNGGDGWLRIMKFRPSQNKIDVQTYSPTLDQYETDADSQFSLTVDLKSGMGPYSLVGSAIAAPGATTFTWNGLEAGTRYEWYATVSDGENIVTTPVRSFVTDGVLFDPTVELTGPANGTLVASPANLTLQATAADIDGTVSKVQFYNGTALIGEDSVAPFTHAWNGVTTGNYTIIAKAVDNDGNVGSSAPISIQVVTEPAAPDPSTASAGLFNPNWTVTGTSSSPRQFNNPGTNVGDIELKINGTAPNFLAGFTGATNWENASGPDALDNIPSPYASGSGKAWVNVVDNTNNNAADANPTTAEESAGAAVAYLPYAAGWIGASIGVDANVIGGNLPAGVEVHRVGDGLYTISGLATSGNLLAFPNGNSGTDVDNVLSVRVESGKWIVDMRDNSSEGQNGPFSFVYVPAATPGVLSGMIKANGTNTRLNAGLESMGATSSKAATYFQITFGDGSVINPSNSALLLCGDSTSSGTAAENIVSYSSSGNAFRIFSQDLPQLAGTFQATDIRFLVVPFSFSAAQMPEASVSASKASGGEYGEDRTLEFTFTRTGSLDQPMSLAYTTSGTAVAGIDFTALPGVVTIPAGQESAKVTVEIRSDASAEGDETVVLSLIPNESYISRNPVSAAATIKDRPLHAYLHASGVGAAEGDDDGDGMPNLLEYFMGTAASESSSVSSLVAVANGDGSFSARFPHAKAASDLSSAVEWSTDLVNWNRSGDSDGQRSGTIATQRVSPEEEDPETIEAVLTITAGPAPQTVYLRLAVTP, from the coding sequence ATGAGCAGCCGTCTCTCCCGAATCATCGCCCTCGCTTCCCTCACCCCGCTTGCCGCAGGCGCCGTCGAATTCGGCACTCTCAAAGTCACGCAGCTCGCAAACAACAACAATCCTCTCAGCGACCCGACCCCGGGCATTTCGATCGCTTACGGTCCGGGCAGCACGACCGGCGGGATTTTCACGGACGGCGCGAATCGGGCGGACTACAACATGGACTTCGGCCGGAGCAGCGACACCGCATCCGGCGTGCTGATCAGCTCTACCGCGCAATTGATCCGCAATGACAGCGCGAAGGGTGGTCCGGCCACGGGAGATTTCAATGCGACCAGCAGCTTCGGCTTCAACGCCACCAGCAACAAATACTGGATCGCCGTCCATTGGGCCGAGGCCGACGACAATCTGGAGGCAAACTATGACGTCTCCTATGCTTACCTCCCCTACGACGAATTCGTCGGCGGCTATGCGGTCAATGATGCCAACAACGGCGCGCTGACCCAGTTCACCGGCACCGCGGGGCTTTCGCTCGGCACCAACCTCATCGACCCGACCGAGAACAACGGCACCTACACCCTCGATCTCGCACCGCAGGCAACGAATGCTTCGCAGAATGGCGTGCTGCTCGTAACCGGATCGAAGAACGAAGATAACTACGCCCTTTCCCAAGCCAACGCCGACGGCAGCTTCACCCTCTACTGCCACGACAACGGCGCAAACGGCCGCAGCTACGAGAATGACGGTGTCGGCTTCTCCTACCTGCCCGTCAGCGCGGTGGGAACCAAGCGACTGGTCGCGCTCGGCCGGGTCAATGGCGACGGCTCCACCGATGTGGCGGGCGGCACCTTCACCGTGACCAAGGGTCCGGTCGGCCGTTGGTATCTTCAGATCCCCGGTCATACCCAGAGCACCGGCACGCTCATCGTCAGCCCGGAAGGCGGCGACAACTACAACGTCGACAACATCGTCTCCGCAGAATGGGACGCGGCAAATTCCCGCTGGATCATCGAAAGCCGCGATCTCAGCGGGGTCGCACCGCAGGCACCCGCCTTGCAGAACATGGCGACCGATGCGGAAGACGCCTTCAGCTTCGCCTTCTTCGCGCGAAACGCTTCCAACCAAGCGCCGACTGCGTCCCAGCAATCCCCGGCAAACAATGCCATCAAGGTCCCGGTGAATGCTCCGCTCACCGTTCAGACCGCTGACGCCGACAGCTCAAACCTCACGGTGCGCTACTACGCCCGCCGGGTGGCTGCGGTGGAGTCGTCCGATCAATTCAGCGTGGTGGCCCTGCCGGACACGCAGTTCTACTCGGAGAACACAGGCGGTAATCGGGCCGCGATCTTCTCCGCACAAACCGATTGGATCGTGGCGGAACGCGACGCGCAGAACATCGGCTTCGTGCTTCACCTGGGCGACATCAGCCAGAACGGCGACAACCCTTCCACGGCCCTTGAGCAGTGGACGAATGCCTCCAATGCGATGTATCGCCTCGAGAACCCGACCACGACAATGCTCGAGGAAGGGGTTCCCTACATCTTGGCGGTGGGTAACCACGACCAGACGCCGATCGGTGATGCGGATGGAACGACCACGAACTTCAACAAGTACTTCGGCGTCCACCCGGATACGGGAATCAACCACTTCGCGGACAAGTCCTACTACGGTGGCACCTCGGAGCCAACGAAGGCAGACAACAACTACACGCTCTTCACCGCCGGTGGCATTGACTTCATCGTCATCAGCCTCGAGTTCGACACGACACCCGACACCGCGGACCTCAAGTGGGCGGATGCGCTCCTGAAGGCGCATCCGACACGCCGTGGCATCGTGATCACCCACCACATGGTGAACACGGGCAATCCCGCGACATTCAGCACGCTGGGCTCCGCGATCTATCAGGAGCTGAAGGACAATCCGAACCTGATCCTGATGCACGGCGGCCACATCCACGGTGAAGGCCGCCGCAGCGATACCTTCGAAGGTCGCACCGTCCACTCGCTGCTGGCCGACTTCCAAGGACGCAGCAATGGCGGCGATGGCTGGCTGCGCATCATGAAGTTCCGCCCATCGCAGAACAAGATCGACGTTCAGACCTACTCTCCCACGCTCGACCAGTACGAGACGGATGCGGACAGCCAGTTCTCCCTCACCGTGGATCTCAAGAGCGGCATGGGCCCCTACTCGCTGGTGGGCTCCGCCATCGCCGCACCGGGTGCGACCACTTTCACATGGAACGGTCTGGAAGCGGGCACCCGCTACGAATGGTATGCCACCGTCAGCGATGGCGAAAACATCGTGACCACGCCGGTGCGCTCCTTTGTCACCGACGGCGTGCTTTTTGATCCGACCGTGGAACTCACGGGTCCGGCCAATGGCACTCTGGTTGCCAGCCCCGCAAACCTCACGCTCCAGGCAACTGCCGCCGACATCGATGGCACGGTTTCCAAGGTGCAGTTTTACAACGGCACCGCTCTCATCGGCGAAGACAGCGTGGCTCCCTTCACCCATGCATGGAACGGCGTCACAACGGGCAACTACACGATCATCGCGAAGGCGGTGGACAATGATGGCAACGTCGGCAGTTCCGCCCCGATCTCGATCCAGGTCGTGACCGAGCCTGCCGCACCCGATCCGAGCACGGCCTCCGCAGGTCTTTTCAATCCGAACTGGACCGTCACAGGCACCTCATCCAGCCCTCGACAGTTCAACAATCCGGGCACGAACGTGGGAGACATCGAGCTCAAGATCAACGGGACCGCCCCGAACTTCCTGGCCGGCTTCACGGGAGCCACCAATTGGGAGAATGCCAGCGGCCCGGATGCACTCGATAACATTCCCTCGCCCTACGCAAGTGGCAGCGGGAAGGCTTGGGTCAACGTGGTGGACAACACCAATAACAACGCGGCGGACGCAAACCCGACGACCGCCGAGGAATCCGCCGGTGCGGCCGTGGCCTACCTTCCCTACGCCGCAGGTTGGATCGGCGCGAGCATCGGCGTCGATGCCAACGTGATCGGTGGCAACCTGCCCGCCGGTGTGGAAGTTCACCGCGTGGGCGACGGACTTTACACCATCTCCGGCCTCGCGACTTCCGGCAACTTGCTGGCCTTCCCGAATGGCAACAGCGGCACGGACGTGGACAACGTGCTCTCCGTCCGGGTCGAAAGCGGCAAGTGGATCGTCGACATGCGCGACAATTCCAGCGAAGGGCAGAATGGCCCGTTCTCCTTTGTGTATGTTCCTGCCGCCACACCGGGGGTGCTCAGCGGCATGATCAAGGCGAACGGCACGAACACCCGTCTCAATGCCGGCTTGGAAAGCATGGGCGCTACCTCGTCGAAGGCCGCGACCTACTTCCAGATCACCTTCGGTGATGGCAGCGTGATCAACCCCTCGAACAGCGCACTGCTGCTCTGTGGTGACTCCACAAGCTCCGGCACTGCCGCGGAGAATATCGTCAGCTACTCTTCGAGCGGGAATGCCTTCCGCATCTTTAGCCAGGACCTGCCACAGCTCGCGGGCACCTTCCAGGCTACCGACATTCGTTTCCTGGTGGTCCCCTTCAGCTTCAGCGCCGCCCAAATGCCGGAGGCCAGCGTGAGTGCATCGAAGGCAAGCGGTGGCGAATACGGTGAGGATCGCACTTTGGAATTCACCTTCACCCGCACCGGTTCCTTGGACCAGCCGATGAGCCTTGCCTACACTACCAGTGGCACGGCGGTGGCTGGCATCGACTTCACGGCACTGCCCGGCGTGGTGACCATCCCCGCAGGCCAGGAATCCGCAAAGGTCACTGTCGAGATCCGCTCGGACGCTTCCGCGGAAGGCGACGAAACGGTGGTGCTGTCCCTGATCCCGAACGAAAGCTATATCTCCCGGAATCCGGTTTCCGCAGCAGCGACGATCAAAGATCGCCCGCTCCACGCTTATCTCCACGCCAGCGGCGTGGGTGCCGCCGAAGGCGATGACGACGGCGACGGGATGCCGAACCTGCTGGAATACTTCATGGGCACGGCCGCAAGCGAAAGCTCGAGCGTGTCCTCATTGGTCGCCGTCGCGAACGGAGATGGAAGTTTCTCCGCACGCTTCCCGCACGCAAAGGCGGCAAGCGACCTGAGTTCGGCGGTGGAATGGTCGACGGATCTGGTTAACTGGAATCGCTCCGGTGACAGCGATGGCCAACGCTCCGGCACAATCGCGACCCAGCGGGTGTCCCCGGAAGAAGAAGATCCGGAGACGATCGAAGCCGTCCTGACGATTACCGCCGGGCCTGCTCCACAGACCGTCTATCTCCGTCTTGCAGTCACGCCTTGA
- a CDS encoding methyltransferase, protein MNPVDLTRIPTADPLRAYRYRDGLYAADLVTAALVHLDFFTWLAANPSSVTGICTHFDFAERPVDVMMTLFVANGFVRRNGDVFHIADSGLEYLVADSPWSLAPYYRSLKDRPVTMDYLKVLKTGKPANWGAYDEGFDWHRSMEDESFARQFTAAMDCRGVLLGPAMAKALDLSRFSRLLDIGGGSGIYACSLVANHPGLSATVFDQASVEKIARTRVEELGFPDRVDVRAGDMLTQPLPEGYDLHLYSNVLHDWDVPEVRQLLAASFAALKPGGMLIIHDAIIGPEKDGPLPVAEYSAMLMHSTQGKCYSVNEYEALLSEAGFRGFTFQTTAADRGVMTAGKP, encoded by the coding sequence ATGAATCCTGTCGATCTCACCCGCATCCCGACTGCTGATCCGCTCCGCGCCTACCGGTATCGGGATGGCCTCTATGCGGCGGACCTGGTGACGGCGGCACTGGTGCACCTCGATTTCTTCACTTGGCTGGCGGCGAACCCTTCGAGCGTCACGGGAATCTGCACCCACTTCGATTTCGCGGAGCGGCCGGTGGATGTGATGATGACCCTCTTCGTGGCCAATGGCTTCGTCCGGAGGAACGGCGATGTCTTTCACATTGCCGACTCCGGGCTCGAATATCTCGTCGCCGATTCCCCTTGGTCGCTCGCTCCATACTACCGCTCCCTGAAGGACCGGCCCGTGACGATGGATTACCTGAAGGTCCTAAAAACCGGGAAACCCGCAAACTGGGGTGCCTACGACGAGGGCTTCGACTGGCATCGCTCGATGGAAGATGAGTCCTTCGCCCGCCAGTTCACCGCCGCAATGGATTGCCGGGGCGTGTTGCTGGGTCCTGCGATGGCCAAGGCACTCGACCTGTCGCGCTTTTCCCGTCTGCTGGATATCGGCGGGGGATCCGGGATCTACGCCTGCTCCCTGGTGGCAAATCACCCGGGCCTGAGCGCCACCGTCTTCGACCAAGCTTCCGTGGAGAAGATCGCCCGGACCCGGGTGGAGGAACTCGGCTTCCCGGATCGGGTGGACGTCAGGGCAGGGGACATGCTGACCCAGCCGCTGCCCGAAGGTTACGACCTGCACCTCTACTCGAATGTCCTTCACGATTGGGATGTTCCGGAGGTTCGCCAGTTGCTGGCGGCCTCCTTCGCCGCGCTGAAGCCGGGCGGGATGCTAATTATCCACGACGCGATCATCGGGCCGGAGAAAGACGGGCCGCTCCCGGTGGCCGAATACTCGGCGATGCTGATGCACTCGACCCAAGGAAAGTGCTACTCCGTCAACGAGTATGAGGCCCTGCTGAGCGAGGCCGGGTTCCGCGGTTTTACCTTCCAGACCACGGCCGCGGACCGGGGCGTGATGACTGCGGGGAAGCCCTGA
- a CDS encoding GspE/PulE family protein codes for MIDLLIDPARRSGCQDLDKLGEVLEGATQRQRSPIDDVLDAGVVDEEPYMRELANELGMEWLETIPQPEAPLPLREACGPRVALRHRLLPVEIIGEGEDQRLKLATFDPFNLVARQAVAQEIEMPVEWCMASRRRVHESLRRLYGVGADTFEQILEGRDLDYDNLESHDEANVIDADEDEEASVVKFVNQIIRESLEQRATDIHVEPLSNNLRIRYRIDGKLLEVTVPENIKALQSSVIARLKIMSRLDIAERRLPQDGRINLQFEGRTIDVRVATVPTVEGESVALRLLNQEKFNLDKLGMEMHVRSKIEGLLHLSNGIILITGPTGSGKSTSLYSFLSEINHPDRRIVTIEDPVENKLSGVMQIAVKSDIGLTFAAGLRSILRADPNVVMIGEIRDLETAEIAIRASLTGHLVFSTLHTNDALGGISRLIDMGVEPFLVSAAVRAFLAQRLVRRLCPHCKVPRELSMDDRRDLGIPMNLEGQPFQAKGCDRCRGTGFQGRLAIYEVVVLSQAMQDMIAHGATAPEIRAQSIKEGFVPMRGYGWIKVMQGFTTIEEVISVTATDIATE; via the coding sequence ATGATTGACCTTTTGATCGACCCCGCCCGCCGGAGCGGATGCCAGGATTTGGACAAACTCGGAGAAGTTCTGGAGGGCGCGACCCAACGCCAGCGCTCGCCGATCGACGACGTGCTCGATGCCGGGGTGGTGGATGAGGAGCCCTACATGCGCGAACTGGCCAATGAGCTGGGCATGGAGTGGCTGGAGACGATCCCGCAGCCGGAGGCCCCGCTGCCCCTGCGCGAAGCCTGCGGGCCCCGCGTCGCCCTGCGCCATCGTCTGCTGCCGGTGGAAATCATCGGGGAAGGTGAGGACCAGCGCCTGAAGCTCGCGACCTTCGATCCCTTCAATCTCGTGGCACGCCAAGCCGTGGCCCAGGAAATCGAGATGCCGGTGGAGTGGTGCATGGCTTCCCGCCGCCGCGTCCACGAGTCCCTGCGCCGCCTCTATGGTGTGGGTGCCGATACCTTCGAGCAGATCTTGGAAGGCCGGGATCTCGACTACGACAATCTGGAATCCCACGACGAGGCGAACGTCATCGACGCCGATGAGGATGAAGAGGCCAGCGTCGTGAAGTTCGTGAACCAGATCATCCGTGAGTCGCTGGAGCAGCGCGCGACGGATATCCACGTGGAGCCACTTTCGAACAACCTCCGGATCCGCTACCGCATCGACGGCAAGCTGCTGGAAGTGACCGTGCCGGAAAACATCAAGGCACTGCAGAGCTCCGTGATCGCCCGTCTGAAGATCATGTCGCGCCTCGACATCGCCGAGCGCCGCTTGCCTCAGGACGGACGTATCAACCTCCAGTTCGAAGGCCGCACCATCGACGTCCGCGTTGCGACCGTGCCGACGGTGGAAGGCGAGAGTGTGGCACTCCGTCTCCTCAACCAGGAGAAGTTCAACTTGGACAAGCTGGGTATGGAGATGCACGTGCGCTCGAAGATCGAGGGCCTGTTGCACCTTTCGAACGGCATCATCCTGATCACCGGTCCCACCGGTTCCGGTAAGTCGACCAGCCTTTACTCCTTCCTCAGCGAGATCAACCACCCGGACCGCCGCATCGTCACGATTGAGGACCCGGTGGAAAACAAGCTCTCCGGAGTGATGCAGATCGCGGTGAAGTCGGACATCGGCCTGACCTTCGCGGCCGGTCTTCGCTCGATTCTCCGTGCCGACCCGAACGTCGTGATGATCGGGGAAATTCGTGACCTTGAGACTGCGGAAATTGCCATCCGTGCCTCGCTCACCGGTCACTTGGTGTTCTCCACGCTTCACACCAACGACGCTCTCGGCGGTATCAGCCGTTTGATCGACATGGGCGTGGAGCCTTTCCTCGTTTCCGCCGCCGTCCGCGCCTTCCTCGCACAACGTCTCGTCCGCCGCCTCTGCCCGCACTGCAAGGTGCCGCGCGAGTTGAGCATGGATGATCGCCGCGACCTCGGCATCCCGATGAACCTTGAGGGCCAGCCTTTCCAAGCGAAGGGTTGCGACCGCTGCCGCGGCACCGGCTTCCAAGGTCGTCTCGCCATTTACGAAGTCGTGGTGCTTAGCCAGGCCATGCAGGACATGATCGCTCACGGTGCCACCGCTCCGGAGATCCGCGCGCAATCGATCAAGGAAGGCTTTGTCCCGATGCGCGGCTACGGCTGGATCAAGGTGATGCAGGGCTTCACCACGATCGAGGAAGTCATCTCCGTGACCGCGACGGACATCGCCACCGAGTAA
- a CDS encoding type II secretion system F family protein has translation MPIYSYKAISSSGGVQTGEIDAADRPEALRVLDRRGLQPVNLSESASKSVTAPAKKKAKNDAAPAPAPAKAKAAAKGTGKEGEDKSPEGPLKMKRPEVIMFTEELSDMLSAGLQLEPALKSMENRQELGGLKDVASRVRQLVRDGMNFSTALKRVSPSFGPLYCSLAAAGEASGALDTILKRQAHYLKTISELQSRLILALIYPAFLVVAGIGVAFVFVTTLIPQLTTLIESTPGGKLPAPIKLMVSATDFLKSYWYIIAIILVAGGLFFKAWKDNPDNRMTWDTFKLRAPLMGPVVASRFYVQFLETMANLAGNGLPLLRALELSRDATQNLALRQQLNIVIDQVGDGRAFSKSLIRTGAFPPLLIDMVSVGEQTGKLDLSLRRAAERYDKELDKSLSRIMALIMPTILIIMAGLIGTMAYLMITAIFQTIKNLGA, from the coding sequence GTGCCCATCTACTCTTACAAAGCCATCAGCTCCTCCGGTGGTGTCCAGACCGGCGAAATCGATGCTGCAGATCGTCCGGAGGCCCTGCGCGTCCTGGATCGCCGTGGTCTCCAACCGGTAAATCTCAGCGAATCGGCGTCGAAGTCGGTCACAGCGCCGGCGAAGAAGAAGGCGAAGAACGATGCCGCCCCGGCTCCTGCCCCCGCCAAAGCGAAGGCCGCTGCGAAAGGGACTGGCAAGGAAGGTGAGGACAAGAGCCCCGAAGGTCCGCTGAAGATGAAGCGTCCGGAGGTGATCATGTTCACCGAGGAGCTTTCAGACATGCTTTCCGCCGGTCTCCAGCTGGAGCCGGCACTCAAGTCGATGGAGAATCGCCAGGAACTTGGCGGTTTGAAGGATGTGGCCAGCCGCGTGCGCCAGTTGGTGCGCGATGGTATGAACTTTTCCACGGCACTGAAGCGGGTGAGCCCGAGCTTCGGCCCGCTCTATTGCTCGCTGGCCGCTGCGGGTGAGGCTTCCGGTGCGCTCGACACCATTCTCAAGCGCCAGGCTCACTACCTGAAGACGATTTCGGAACTCCAGAGCCGCTTGATCCTGGCCCTCATCTATCCGGCCTTCCTTGTGGTCGCCGGCATCGGTGTGGCTTTCGTTTTCGTTACGACGCTGATTCCGCAGCTCACCACGCTGATCGAGAGCACGCCTGGCGGCAAGCTGCCGGCACCGATCAAGCTGATGGTTTCCGCCACCGACTTCCTGAAGTCTTATTGGTACATCATCGCAATCATCCTCGTGGCGGGTGGCCTTTTCTTCAAGGCGTGGAAGGACAATCCGGACAACCGGATGACTTGGGATACTTTCAAGCTGCGCGCTCCCTTGATGGGACCGGTGGTGGCCAGCCGCTTCTACGTCCAGTTCCTGGAAACGATGGCGAACCTCGCAGGCAACGGCTTGCCTCTGCTGCGCGCGCTGGAGCTTTCCCGCGATGCGACGCAGAATCTCGCGCTGCGCCAGCAACTCAATATCGTGATCGACCAGGTGGGAGATGGCCGTGCCTTCTCGAAATCCCTGATTCGAACCGGTGCCTTCCCCCCGCTCCTGATCGACATGGTCTCGGTGGGTGAGCAGACCGGTAAGCTGGACCTCTCCCTGCGCCGTGCTGCGGAGCGCTATGACAAGGAGCTTGATAAGAGCCTTTCCCGGATCATGGCGCTGATCATGCCGACCATTCTTATCATCATGGCCGGTCTCATTGGCACCATGGCCTACTTGATGATCACGGCGATCTTCCAGACGATCAAGAACCTCGGCGCCTAA
- a CDS encoding DNA alkylation repair protein — protein MTSGEILKQLEAWGDPKMRAVNMKHGAGENHFGVNLSKLRTLAKQLKTNHPLALELWATGNVDAMLLASLIMNPKELTAKDLDAMMKKVSYFKISDWLVSYVLPKTKLADDLLGRWRDSKAECSGRAGWSLMADKVKADASTVEEALQTIEAEMKKAPFRKQESMNYCLVMIGANYPEHRQRAIDIANKLEVLKDYPVPKGCTSPFAPIWIDYLVQRQK, from the coding sequence ATGACCTCCGGAGAAATCCTGAAACAGCTTGAGGCTTGGGGTGACCCGAAGATGCGGGCCGTGAATATGAAGCACGGGGCGGGGGAGAATCATTTCGGCGTGAATCTTTCCAAGCTCCGGACCTTGGCGAAGCAGCTGAAGACGAATCACCCGTTGGCGCTGGAGCTATGGGCTACGGGGAATGTGGACGCGATGCTGCTGGCCTCGCTGATCATGAATCCAAAGGAGCTCACGGCGAAGGATCTGGATGCGATGATGAAGAAGGTCTCCTACTTCAAGATCTCGGATTGGCTCGTGTCCTATGTGCTTCCGAAGACGAAGCTCGCGGACGACCTCTTGGGCCGCTGGCGGGATTCAAAGGCGGAGTGTTCCGGCCGCGCCGGATGGAGCCTGATGGCGGACAAGGTGAAGGCCGATGCTTCCACCGTTGAGGAGGCGCTGCAAACGATCGAGGCGGAGATGAAGAAGGCTCCCTTCCGGAAACAGGAGAGCATGAACTACTGCCTGGTGATGATTGGAGCCAATTACCCGGAGCATCGCCAAAGAGCCATCGACATCGCGAACAAGCTCGAGGTGTTGAAGGACTATCCGGTGCCAAAGGGTTGCACATCACCCTTCGCTCCGATCTGGATCGATTATCTGGTGCAGCGGCAAAAATAG